From a single Pseudomonas cremoricolorata genomic region:
- a CDS encoding carbohydrate porin — protein sequence MDHRKHITTFGSLAVLALLGNGAAQAAEAFASDSKWMTGDWGGTRTALLDQGYDFTLDYVGEVASNLRGGYNHDRTARYSDQFALGAHLDLEKLFGWHDAEFKLAITERSGRNLSNDRISDPRAGQFSSVQEVWGRGQTWRLTQLWLKQTYFDGALDVKFGQYGPGEEFNSFPCDFQNLAFCGSQVGNWVGGIWYNWPVSQWALRVKYNLTPELFVQVGAFEQNPSNLDTGNGFKLSGSGTKGAIVPVEAVWSPKVNGLPGEYRLGYYYSTAKAEDVYEDVNGNPQGVTGSGFRSHSSKHGWWVVARQQVTAHGGDASRGLNLFANFTVHDKATNVVDNYQQVGMVYKGAFDARPKDDIGFGVARIHVNDDVRKRAAQLNAQRGIDDYDNPAFLPLQRTEYNAELYYGFHVTNWLTVRPNLQYIKSPGAVDEVDNALVAGVKIQSSF from the coding sequence ATGGATCATCGCAAGCACATCACCACCTTCGGCTCGCTGGCCGTCCTGGCGCTGCTCGGCAACGGCGCAGCGCAGGCTGCCGAGGCCTTTGCCAGCGACTCGAAATGGATGACCGGGGACTGGGGCGGCACGCGCACCGCGCTGCTCGACCAGGGCTATGACTTCACTCTCGACTACGTCGGCGAGGTCGCCAGCAACCTGCGCGGCGGCTACAACCACGACCGCACCGCGCGCTACAGCGACCAGTTCGCCCTCGGCGCGCACCTCGACCTGGAGAAACTCTTCGGCTGGCACGACGCCGAGTTCAAGCTGGCGATCACCGAGCGCAGTGGCCGAAACCTGTCCAACGACCGCATCAGCGATCCGCGTGCCGGGCAGTTCAGCTCGGTGCAGGAAGTCTGGGGGCGCGGGCAGACTTGGCGGCTGACCCAGCTGTGGCTCAAACAGACCTACTTCGATGGCGCGCTGGATGTGAAATTCGGTCAGTACGGCCCGGGCGAGGAGTTCAACAGTTTCCCCTGCGACTTCCAGAACCTGGCCTTCTGCGGTTCGCAGGTGGGTAACTGGGTCGGCGGCATCTGGTACAACTGGCCGGTCAGCCAGTGGGCGCTGCGGGTCAAGTACAACCTCACGCCTGAGCTGTTCGTGCAGGTCGGGGCGTTCGAGCAGAACCCCTCGAACCTCGATACCGGCAACGGCTTCAAGCTCAGCGGCAGCGGCACCAAGGGCGCGATCGTGCCGGTCGAGGCGGTGTGGTCACCGAAGGTCAACGGCCTGCCTGGCGAATATCGCCTGGGTTACTACTACAGCACGGCCAAGGCCGAGGACGTCTACGAGGACGTCAACGGCAATCCTCAGGGCGTGACCGGCAGCGGCTTCCGCTCGCATTCGAGCAAGCACGGCTGGTGGGTAGTGGCGCGTCAGCAAGTCACCGCGCACGGCGGCGATGCCAGCCGCGGGCTGAACCTGTTCGCCAACTTCACCGTGCACGACAAGGCCACCAACGTGGTCGACAACTACCAGCAGGTGGGGATGGTCTACAAAGGCGCGTTCGACGCCCGGCCCAAGGATGACATCGGCTTTGGCGTGGCGCGCATCCACGTCAACGACGATGTGCGCAAGCGCGCCGCTCAGCTCAATGCCCAGCGCGGAATTGATGATTACGACAATCCGGCCTTCCTGCCCCTGCAACGCACCGAGTACAACGCCGAGCTCTACTACGGCTTCCACGTCACCAACTGGCTGACCGTGCGGCCCAACCTGCAGTACATCAAGAGCCCGGGCGCGGTGGACGAAGTCGACAACGCATTGGTCGCCGGGGTGAAGATTCAGTCGTCATTCTGA
- a CDS encoding aldose epimerase, translating to MPDHPLHCLFSPERARPTFDWQRHQQRDVLVIEHPVCQAVFARQGAQLLHFQPSGERPWLWCAEQWPHVGAIRGGVPVCWPWYGRHPSEDLWPTHGWARLLDWQLIDSAEDAQGVTLHWRLQLCDWQVDLHARLTDTLELTLTTEHQDSETCQLSHALLAYWRIGHVAKTALSGLENVEGYDQMNRVPCRQTNPFNIAEGCQRVYPGSAAVQVQDAAWQRALCIDTSDSDDTVVWHPGSRPLVGVTGREARGFVCVEAASGCNEALSLAPGEQAHLRLQAHRLS from the coding sequence ATGCCCGACCATCCGCTTCACTGCCTGTTCAGCCCCGAGCGGGCCAGGCCGACCTTCGACTGGCAGCGTCATCAGCAGCGTGATGTGCTGGTCATCGAGCATCCCGTGTGCCAGGCGGTGTTCGCCCGCCAAGGTGCGCAGCTGCTGCATTTCCAGCCCAGCGGCGAGCGCCCGTGGCTGTGGTGTGCCGAGCAGTGGCCGCATGTCGGCGCCATTCGCGGCGGCGTGCCGGTGTGCTGGCCGTGGTATGGCCGACATCCCAGCGAAGACCTGTGGCCGACCCACGGCTGGGCGCGTCTGCTCGACTGGCAGCTGATCGACAGTGCTGAGGATGCCCAAGGCGTGACCTTGCACTGGCGCCTGCAACTGTGCGACTGGCAGGTCGATTTGCACGCCCGACTCACCGACACCCTCGAACTGACCCTCACCACCGAACACCAGGACAGCGAAACCTGCCAACTGAGCCATGCGCTGCTGGCTTACTGGCGTATTGGTCACGTGGCAAAGACAGCGCTGTCTGGGCTGGAAAACGTCGAGGGCTATGACCAGATGAATCGCGTTCCTTGCCGCCAGACCAACCCGTTCAACATCGCAGAGGGTTGCCAACGGGTGTATCCCGGCAGCGCCGCCGTGCAGGTGCAGGATGCCGCCTGGCAGCGGGCGTTGTGCATCGATACCAGCGACAGCGACGACACCGTAGTCTGGCATCCAGGCAGTCGGCCGTTGGTGGGGGTGACGGGGCGTGAGGCGCGCGGCTTCGTCTGTGTCGAAGCCGCCAGCGGCTGTAACGAAGCGCTGAGTCTGGCGCCGGGTGAGCAGGCACACTTGCGCCTGCAGGCACATCGGCTCAGTTGA
- the hexR gene encoding DNA-binding transcriptional regulator HexR → MDRARNLLEQIQGRLDELNKAERKVAEVILLNPQQATRFSIAALAQAAKVSEPTVNRFCRSFGVSGYPELKLQLAQSLASGAAYVSRAVEADDDPAAYTQKIFGSAIASLDSACQQIEPQQISRAVDMMIQARQIHFFGLGASAPVALDAQHKFFRFNLAVSAHADVLMQRMLASVAHTGDLFVIISYTGRTRELVEVARLARANGASVLGLTAAGSPLAEACSLSLHIPLPEDTDIYMPMTSRIIQLTVLDVLATGMTLRRGVDFQPHLRKIKESLNASRYPIEDDLLN, encoded by the coding sequence ATGGACCGCGCGCGAAACCTCCTGGAACAAATCCAGGGCCGCCTCGACGAACTGAACAAAGCCGAACGCAAGGTCGCCGAGGTGATCCTGCTCAACCCGCAACAGGCCACCCGCTTCAGCATCGCCGCACTGGCCCAGGCGGCCAAGGTCAGCGAGCCGACGGTCAACCGCTTCTGCCGCTCGTTCGGTGTCAGCGGCTACCCGGAACTGAAACTGCAACTGGCGCAGAGCCTGGCCAGTGGCGCGGCCTATGTCAGCCGTGCGGTGGAAGCTGACGACGATCCGGCGGCCTACACACAGAAGATCTTCGGCAGCGCCATCGCCTCGCTGGACAGCGCCTGCCAGCAGATCGAACCGCAACAGATCAGTCGCGCCGTCGACATGATGATCCAGGCCCGGCAGATCCACTTCTTCGGCCTCGGCGCCTCGGCCCCGGTGGCGCTGGATGCGCAGCACAAGTTCTTCCGCTTCAACCTGGCGGTGTCGGCACATGCCGATGTGCTGATGCAGCGCATGCTGGCGTCAGTGGCGCACACCGGTGATCTGTTCGTGATCATTTCCTACACTGGGCGCACGCGCGAGCTGGTCGAGGTGGCGCGCCTGGCGCGGGCCAACGGTGCTTCGGTGCTGGGCTTGACCGCTGCCGGCTCGCCGCTGGCCGAGGCGTGCAGCCTGAGCCTGCACATTCCGCTGCCCGAAGACACCGACATCTACATGCCGATGACCTCGCGGATCATCCAGCTCACCGTGCTCGACGTACTCGCCACCGGCATGACCCTGCGCCGCGGTGTCGACTTCCAGCCGCACCTGCGCAAGATCAAGGAAAGCCTCAACGCCAGCCGCTACCCCATCGAAGACGACCTGCTCAACTGA
- the zwf gene encoding glucose-6-phosphate dehydrogenase has protein sequence MPAISVEPCTLAVFGALGDLALRKLFPALYQLERAELLHADTRLLALAREAGSAEQHLRTIEAQLRRYVPADDIDAVAVSRFLQRLSYQHLDFLEPEGYEALAAQVNGEHPLIAYFATAAAVYGAICENLDKAGLASRTRVVLEKPIGHDLESSRRVNDAVARFFPESQVYRIDHYLGKETVQNLIALRFANSLFETQWNQNSISHVEITVAEKVGIEGRWGYFDKAGQLRDMIQNHLLQLLCLIAMDPPSDLSADSIRDEKVKVLKALAPITGEGLASRVVRGQYIAGYSDGKPVPGYLEEDNSNAHSDTETFVALRADIRNWRWSGVPFYLRTGKRMPQKLSQIVIHFKETPHYIFAPEQRLEIGNKLIIRLQPDEGISLRVMTKEQGLDKGMQLRSGPLQLNFSDTWRTSRIPDAYERLLLEVMRGNQNLFVRKDEIEHAWSWCDQLIAGWKRSGDAPKPYAAGSWGPMSSIALITRDGRAWYGDI, from the coding sequence ATGCCTGCCATCTCTGTTGAACCCTGCACCCTGGCGGTGTTCGGTGCCCTGGGCGACCTGGCTTTGCGCAAGCTGTTTCCGGCGCTGTATCAGCTCGAACGTGCCGAGTTGCTACATGCCGACACGCGCCTGCTGGCCCTGGCCCGGGAAGCCGGCAGCGCCGAGCAGCACCTGCGCACCATCGAAGCGCAGCTGCGTCGCTACGTGCCCGCTGACGACATCGATGCGGTCGCCGTGAGCCGCTTTCTGCAGCGCCTGAGCTACCAGCATCTGGATTTTCTCGAGCCCGAGGGCTATGAGGCCTTGGCGGCCCAGGTGAATGGCGAGCACCCGCTGATCGCCTATTTCGCCACCGCTGCGGCGGTGTACGGCGCCATCTGCGAAAACCTCGACAAGGCCGGCCTTGCCTCGCGCACCCGAGTGGTGCTGGAAAAACCCATCGGCCACGACCTTGAGTCGTCGCGGCGGGTCAACGATGCCGTGGCGCGCTTCTTCCCGGAAAGCCAGGTCTATCGCATCGACCACTACCTGGGTAAGGAAACCGTCCAGAACCTCATCGCCCTGCGTTTTGCCAACAGCCTGTTCGAAACCCAGTGGAACCAGAATTCGATTTCCCATGTGGAAATCACCGTGGCCGAGAAGGTCGGTATCGAGGGGCGCTGGGGCTATTTCGACAAGGCCGGGCAACTGCGCGACATGATCCAGAATCACCTGTTGCAGTTGCTCTGCCTGATCGCCATGGACCCACCCAGCGATCTTTCGGCCGACAGTATCCGCGACGAGAAGGTGAAAGTGCTCAAGGCATTGGCGCCGATCACCGGTGAGGGGCTTGCCAGTCGCGTGGTGCGCGGGCAGTACATTGCCGGTTACAGCGATGGCAAACCGGTGCCGGGGTACCTGGAGGAAGACAACTCCAATGCCCACAGCGACACCGAAACCTTCGTCGCCCTGCGCGCCGACATCCGCAACTGGCGCTGGTCGGGCGTGCCGTTCTACCTGCGTACCGGCAAGCGCATGCCGCAGAAGCTGTCGCAGATCGTCATTCATTTCAAGGAAACCCCGCATTACATCTTCGCCCCCGAACAGCGCCTGGAGATCGGCAACAAGCTGATCATCCGCCTGCAACCGGACGAGGGCATTTCCCTGCGCGTGATGACCAAGGAGCAGGGCCTGGACAAGGGCATGCAATTGCGCAGTGGCCCGCTGCAACTTAATTTTTCCGATACCTGGCGCACCTCGCGGATTCCCGATGCCTACGAACGCCTGCTGCTCGAGGTGATGCGTGGTAATCAGAACCTGTTCGTGCGCAAGGACGAGATCGAGCACGCCTGGTCGTGGTGCGACCAGTTGATCGCTGGCTGGAAGCGCAGCGGCGACGCCCCCAAACCCTATGCCGCAGGCTCCTGGGGGCCGATGAGCTCGATTGCATTGATTACCCGAGATGGGAGGGCGTGGTATGGCGATATCTGA
- the pgl gene encoding 6-phosphogluconolactonase, producing the protein MAISDLQLPSCVKAHQLQDATAFAERLAGDVAQHLRAAIASKGQACLVVSGGRSPVPFLERLARESLDWSKVTVSLADERWVPVEHADSNAGLLTRHLLQGPAAEARFIGLYQVAPDLERAAELADAALAELPPIDVLVLGMGDDGHTASLFPASPNLAEGLAREGQRRCLPMLAPVVPHQRLSLTRALLASAAFTALAIQGPGKLAALRAALAASDDQALPIRAFLHDPLDIYWCP; encoded by the coding sequence ATGGCGATATCTGACCTGCAACTACCGAGTTGCGTGAAGGCGCATCAACTGCAAGACGCCACCGCGTTCGCCGAACGCCTGGCGGGCGATGTCGCGCAGCACCTGCGTGCAGCCATCGCCAGTAAGGGCCAGGCCTGCCTGGTGGTATCCGGCGGGCGCAGCCCGGTGCCGTTCCTCGAGCGTCTGGCGCGTGAGTCGCTGGACTGGTCGAAGGTCACCGTGAGCCTGGCCGATGAGCGCTGGGTGCCGGTCGAGCACGCCGACAGCAACGCCGGCCTGCTGACCCGTCACCTGTTGCAAGGCCCGGCCGCCGAAGCGCGTTTCATCGGCCTGTACCAGGTCGCGCCCGACCTTGAGCGCGCCGCAGAACTGGCCGACGCGGCGCTGGCCGAGTTGCCGCCGATCGATGTGCTGGTGCTGGGCATGGGCGATGACGGCCATACCGCCTCGCTGTTCCCGGCAAGCCCGAACCTGGCCGAGGGCCTGGCCCGTGAAGGCCAGCGCCGCTGCCTGCCGATGCTGGCACCGGTGGTGCCGCACCAGCGCCTGAGCCTGACCCGTGCACTGCTTGCCAGTGCGGCGTTCACCGCGTTGGCCATCCAGGGCCCCGGCAAGCTGGCCGCCCTGCGCGCGGCACTGGCCGCAAGCGACGATCAGGCCTTGCCGATTCGCGCCTTTCTTCACGACCCCCTGGACATCTACTGGTGCCCATGA
- a CDS encoding bifunctional 4-hydroxy-2-oxoglutarate aldolase/2-dehydro-3-deoxy-phosphogluconate aldolase — MTTLERPQPLLSMAEKTAAIDAICARARILPVITIAREQDILPLADALAAGGIRTLEVTLRSEHGLKAIEVLRAERPELCVGAGTVLDGRMFAAVEAAGAQFVVTPGITPALLDAGVHSDIPLLPGISTPSEIMSGYALGYRRFKLFPAEISGGVAAIKAFAGPFSDIRFCPTGGVNSANARNYMALPNVMCVGGTWMLDSSWIKNGDWARIEASSAEAMALLENNG, encoded by the coding sequence ATGACCACCCTCGAACGCCCGCAGCCGCTGCTGAGCATGGCCGAGAAAACCGCCGCGATCGACGCGATCTGCGCCAGGGCACGTATTCTCCCGGTGATCACCATCGCCCGCGAGCAAGACATCCTGCCGCTGGCCGACGCACTGGCGGCCGGGGGCATTCGCACCCTGGAAGTGACGCTGCGGTCCGAGCACGGGCTCAAGGCCATCGAAGTGCTGCGCGCCGAGCGCCCCGAGCTGTGCGTGGGCGCCGGTACGGTGCTTGACGGGCGCATGTTCGCTGCCGTCGAGGCGGCCGGTGCGCAGTTCGTCGTCACCCCAGGCATCACCCCGGCGTTGCTCGACGCCGGCGTACACAGCGACATCCCGCTGCTGCCCGGCATCAGCACCCCGTCGGAGATCATGAGCGGCTACGCCTTGGGCTACCGCCGCTTCAAGCTCTTCCCGGCCGAGATCAGCGGCGGCGTGGCGGCGATCAAAGCCTTCGCCGGCCCCTTCAGCGACATCCGCTTTTGCCCCACCGGCGGCGTCAACTCCGCCAACGCCCGCAACTACATGGCCCTGCCCAACGTCATGTGCGTCGGCGGCACCTGGATGCTCGACAGCAGCTGGATCAAGAACGGCGACTGGGCACGGATCGAGGCGAGCAGTGCCGAGGCGATGGCGTTGTTGGAAAACAACGGTTGA